In the Candidatus Saccharimonas aalborgensis genome, one interval contains:
- a CDS encoding glycine-rich domain-containing protein yields MKRKNQSSQRKHDIGRLRHGRIESCLSLVKRFTKVTASGKRYIVIPAPTKKGLLRFGLIIVIVTAITAIGYQLYRYYGPHNYQLSSAGKLLTPPSDVLAKSLLFDAKQQIYSFINGRASTPESKQSGAGLVAATIPVDAAKGMVVTDPNYKVDLTITPQFAVANGQQDQNRVVYPFRDHSGWLVYTAEGTGIKEDIVLSKAPGNEASFTYLLKLPDGTEARQESDGSIGVYGNELFINNISAGSDADAALLKKARENAKKSLLLFVIPSPIVKEYGKQTSQVEASFHLEKNRLTVTAKELTKATYPLTIDPSIYVVTAQQFMNGNNETNINFDVANKLIKKGRTTGARFDTWNSATKLPQGNWAGGTAVAGGYLYSVGGLSLNGQIYTAQGASTFTVPAGITSLSVKVWGGGGGGGAGGSAAAGGTGGGGGYVSGSVAVTPGETLTVYVGGGGATGTRNTAGGGGGGGGYSSIYRGATPLAIAAGGGGGGGGRNSAGNTGGAGGAGGGTNGIAGTTSGAGGGGGGGTQSAGGAGGTGGTNAGSAGSSLTGGLGGDGRTSGTTDGSGASGGLASGGNGGGVIATSRAGGGGGGAGYFGGGGGSSSSSGSGAGGGGSGSSFVSGSLTTTAGGGQNPGNNTDTDRSGAGQGGNAGATGGTGTGGSNGIIIINYGAGGTTTSTTLNWIHLSTTDGSLESPNPGNGACSGWCTDSAYNLPEARSNYSLVAYNGFLYVIGGLNGSGVPQTTIYVAKLGANGEPQLWNPTWNPTTDPTKTTWSYWYTNNVSLSSARSDITAAAYNNRLYVMGGRAASNTIVSTVEVADLTPTGQIGSWSAQTSLPYNAYGHGATVYNDRLYIIGGSSTVGGGPRTDVYYNKINTNGTINSWQQTSSFATGRFSGGGNFVTVWGAFMYISGGCSAVNASGYCSTVQSNTQVASINTDGSLDVWNTVGTVSNQRFGHGLFAWRDNIYEVGGCSAQNTSTGACTVTLETIVYGSINRDGDASTVGQSSNPGSGTCTGGTPTNCSTPAASIGSLLNASIVSNGYLYIFGGCTDTACNPSGVTNGVAYAAISSTGQMSKPATCPNGAFQNNIWCIQSTNTLPVSVAAASPVIFNNRIYLIGGLSGNNNTNTIMRANLGTDGSVGAWTQQSMSGAGATSVSYQYAYTRANPADATNNPGHLFIFGGCTNSNNAGCTAYSQNVYRCNIQAAGAIASCSTTNQLQIGTIPGDTQTGLAIMSGTVYANYVYLIGGVSPNIQDLKSVRYAKIDNNNNVVTAGASGWTQSPNEMAVGRRRSAAFGYNGYIYVIGGYEAATGTLPDIEFIKMNVSDGSLGDGGTETFNVSAVQINQRWGLSAPVSNSYAYVIGGCTNGASPGGCTSTTNVVQTFQVYNNDSGAPAGYSTSANQYTAQANRIGASAAIHNGYLYVAGGCTSATDCTATTTDVSYAPIDANGAVGTWTSTASLPAARTWGKLRAAGGTLYYIGGQSNTATDRRTEVYYATPSGGAISSWNTASNALPAGRTKFGATVWNNRLYVVGGEGTGTGCTASNVCNTVYVSPQLNSGGNIGTAWSTGSTSFTVARSGATAIAYANNLYLFGGYDGANYLSDSQYSQINASTGNAGSWNFSSSMPGPLADGDGFAANGYIYVLGGRSSATTCDPATIVAPISANTTIASGNNPTGIGEWYETNQRYTGARYGAAAVYTDGKAYVLGGGCGSTLTYASPVTQQTPLLSQPQVAKYSIMIDTDSDVFPNAWLLNGLDNSIGARWQLKYRSMANQQAASLCATMSTWGQDTNFGDVTLGTPGAYIVKDGSGTDIKCGRYFFFNVTVDSSQSFGYPDDVSRGPTITDLTLQFTADPGKRLMHGRTFTGGLQMPDDTPYYTN; encoded by the coding sequence ATGAAGAGAAAAAATCAATCAAGTCAGCGTAAACACGACATCGGCCGACTACGGCACGGGCGTATTGAGAGTTGTTTGTCATTGGTAAAGCGTTTCACAAAAGTAACGGCAAGCGGGAAACGCTATATTGTCATACCTGCGCCCACCAAGAAGGGCTTGCTGCGGTTTGGTCTTATTATCGTCATTGTTACCGCCATCACTGCTATTGGTTATCAGTTGTATCGTTATTATGGACCGCATAACTACCAACTCAGTTCAGCTGGAAAGTTGCTTACGCCCCCTAGCGATGTGCTTGCAAAAAGCCTCTTATTCGATGCGAAGCAACAGATCTATAGTTTCATAAACGGGAGAGCAAGCACACCAGAATCAAAACAAAGTGGTGCGGGCCTTGTCGCCGCGACTATACCTGTCGATGCCGCGAAGGGTATGGTGGTCACCGACCCCAACTACAAAGTTGACCTCACTATTACTCCCCAATTTGCGGTCGCAAATGGCCAACAAGATCAAAACCGCGTCGTATACCCATTTCGCGACCACAGCGGCTGGCTAGTATATACCGCTGAGGGGACAGGCATCAAAGAAGACATCGTGCTCTCAAAGGCACCCGGCAACGAGGCGTCATTTACTTATTTGCTGAAACTACCTGACGGCACTGAAGCACGGCAAGAGTCAGATGGTAGTATTGGTGTCTATGGTAACGAGCTCTTCATCAACAACATCTCTGCAGGTTCCGATGCAGACGCCGCTCTCCTCAAGAAAGCCCGCGAAAATGCCAAAAAATCCCTATTACTTTTTGTCATACCAAGCCCAATTGTCAAAGAGTACGGCAAGCAAACTTCGCAGGTTGAGGCGTCGTTTCACCTCGAGAAAAATCGTCTCACCGTCACCGCCAAGGAACTCACCAAAGCTACCTACCCGCTGACCATCGACCCAAGCATCTACGTGGTCACCGCCCAGCAGTTCATGAATGGTAACAACGAGACCAACATCAATTTCGACGTCGCTAACAAACTTATTAAGAAGGGCCGTACCACTGGCGCGCGATTTGACACGTGGAACAGCGCGACCAAATTACCTCAGGGAAACTGGGCTGGCGGTACGGCAGTTGCTGGTGGCTACCTCTACTCGGTCGGTGGCCTTTCACTCAACGGCCAGATCTACACCGCGCAGGGTGCAAGTACATTTACTGTCCCGGCTGGCATTACAAGCCTCTCTGTCAAGGTATGGGGGGGTGGTGGAGGTGGTGGTGCCGGCGGTTCAGCCGCCGCCGGAGGCACCGGTGGAGGAGGTGGCTATGTATCGGGAAGTGTAGCGGTCACACCGGGCGAAACTCTCACTGTATATGTCGGTGGTGGAGGCGCAACTGGTACTCGCAACACTGCTGGTGGTGGAGGTGGAGGTGGTGGCTACTCCAGTATTTACCGAGGCGCAACCCCACTGGCAATCGCTGCTGGTGGTGGAGGTGGAGGTGGTGGCCGTAACTCAGCTGGTAATACAGGTGGCGCTGGTGGCGCTGGTGGCGGCACGAATGGTATCGCTGGCACAACATCTGGTGCTGGTGGAGGTGGTGGCGGTGGTACTCAGTCTGCTGGTGGCGCCGGTGGTACTGGCGGTACGAACGCAGGTTCAGCTGGTAGCTCACTCACTGGTGGTCTTGGTGGTGACGGACGCACCAGTGGTACAACCGACGGAAGTGGCGCAAGTGGTGGTCTTGCAAGTGGCGGTAACGGTGGCGGCGTCATAGCTACCAGTCGTGCCGGTGGTGGTGGTGGTGGCGCTGGGTACTTTGGTGGTGGTGGTGGATCGAGCTCATCAAGCGGCTCTGGTGCTGGGGGTGGTGGTAGCGGCTCAAGTTTTGTTTCAGGTAGCCTCACAACCACAGCTGGTGGCGGCCAAAATCCTGGTAATAACACCGATACTGACCGCTCCGGTGCGGGCCAAGGAGGTAACGCGGGTGCAACGGGCGGCACGGGCACTGGCGGTAGCAATGGTATCATCATCATCAACTACGGAGCAGGCGGCACAACCACAAGCACCACGCTCAACTGGATTCACCTTTCAACTACCGACGGTTCACTCGAAAGCCCAAACCCCGGCAACGGAGCCTGTAGCGGCTGGTGCACCGACAGTGCCTACAATCTCCCTGAAGCACGGAGCAACTACTCGCTAGTCGCCTACAATGGCTTCCTGTACGTCATCGGCGGACTCAACGGCAGCGGTGTTCCTCAAACAACAATCTATGTCGCAAAGCTCGGTGCCAATGGTGAGCCCCAGCTTTGGAACCCAACATGGAACCCGACAACTGACCCAACCAAGACAACCTGGAGCTACTGGTATACCAACAACGTGAGCTTATCAAGTGCCCGCTCCGACATCACTGCCGCCGCGTACAATAACCGTTTGTATGTCATGGGCGGCAGAGCTGCCAGCAATACTATCGTTAGTACCGTCGAAGTCGCTGACCTCACGCCAACTGGGCAAATCGGCAGCTGGAGTGCTCAGACGTCACTTCCCTATAACGCATATGGTCATGGCGCGACCGTATACAACGACCGTCTCTACATCATCGGTGGTAGCAGTACCGTCGGAGGCGGGCCCCGCACCGATGTGTATTACAACAAGATTAACACAAACGGTACCATAAATAGTTGGCAGCAGACATCGAGTTTCGCGACTGGACGCTTTTCTGGTGGCGGCAACTTCGTAACAGTCTGGGGAGCATTTATGTATATATCGGGTGGTTGTAGTGCAGTCAATGCCAGTGGATACTGTTCAACTGTGCAAAGTAATACACAGGTCGCAAGTATCAACACCGATGGAAGTCTCGACGTATGGAATACAGTTGGCACGGTGTCGAATCAGCGGTTTGGTCATGGGCTTTTCGCATGGCGTGACAATATCTACGAGGTTGGTGGCTGTTCTGCCCAAAATACCAGTACGGGTGCATGTACCGTTACCCTGGAGACGATCGTCTATGGATCGATCAATCGTGACGGCGATGCCTCAACCGTTGGGCAATCATCCAACCCCGGTAGCGGCACCTGCACCGGTGGTACGCCAACAAACTGTAGTACACCAGCAGCCTCAATCGGTAGCCTACTCAATGCCTCGATTGTGTCAAACGGCTATCTCTACATATTTGGCGGCTGTACCGACACAGCATGCAACCCGAGTGGTGTCACCAATGGCGTTGCCTATGCCGCCATTAGTTCAACTGGGCAAATGTCAAAACCAGCTACCTGTCCAAATGGTGCCTTCCAAAACAATATATGGTGTATCCAATCGACCAATACCCTGCCCGTCTCCGTGGCTGCAGCGAGTCCGGTCATATTCAACAACCGCATATACCTGATTGGCGGGCTCAGCGGCAACAACAACACGAACACTATCATGCGTGCCAACCTTGGTACTGACGGAAGCGTTGGGGCATGGACACAGCAGTCGATGAGTGGTGCTGGCGCAACCTCAGTTTCCTATCAATATGCCTATACTCGTGCCAATCCAGCCGACGCAACCAACAACCCCGGGCACCTGTTTATATTTGGCGGCTGCACCAACAGCAACAACGCTGGCTGCACTGCCTACTCGCAAAATGTTTATCGCTGCAACATACAGGCGGCCGGGGCAATTGCAAGTTGCAGTACCACGAACCAGCTACAAATCGGCACCATCCCCGGCGACACGCAAACCGGCCTCGCCATCATGAGTGGTACCGTCTACGCCAATTACGTATACCTCATTGGAGGTGTTTCACCGAACATTCAGGACCTCAAAAGTGTTCGCTATGCCAAAATCGACAATAATAACAATGTTGTCACAGCTGGAGCGAGCGGCTGGACACAGTCCCCCAACGAAATGGCCGTTGGACGACGACGTTCGGCAGCTTTCGGGTACAACGGCTACATCTATGTGATCGGTGGTTACGAAGCAGCAACCGGAACACTTCCTGACATTGAGTTTATTAAGATGAATGTTAGTGACGGCAGTCTGGGCGACGGCGGTACCGAGACCTTCAATGTCTCGGCCGTGCAGATTAACCAGCGCTGGGGACTAAGCGCGCCGGTATCAAATTCCTATGCGTACGTTATCGGTGGCTGTACAAACGGTGCCAGTCCGGGCGGCTGTACCAGCACGACAAATGTCGTCCAAACATTCCAAGTCTACAACAATGACAGCGGCGCGCCGGCTGGCTATAGCACCAGCGCCAACCAGTATACTGCTCAGGCAAACCGCATCGGCGCCTCAGCCGCCATTCACAATGGCTATCTCTATGTCGCCGGAGGCTGTACTAGCGCAACCGACTGTACCGCGACTACAACCGACGTCTCGTACGCACCAATCGACGCCAATGGTGCTGTTGGCACATGGACCAGCACTGCTAGTCTACCCGCGGCACGGACTTGGGGCAAGTTGCGGGCTGCGGGCGGTACGCTCTACTACATCGGCGGACAGTCAAATACCGCCACCGACCGTCGCACCGAGGTCTATTATGCAACACCAAGCGGCGGCGCAATTTCGTCGTGGAATACCGCGTCCAATGCGCTACCAGCCGGTCGAACAAAGTTTGGCGCAACTGTCTGGAACAACCGCCTCTATGTTGTTGGCGGCGAAGGTACTGGTACTGGCTGTACGGCGAGTAACGTGTGCAACACCGTCTATGTCAGCCCCCAGCTAAATAGCGGCGGCAACATAGGCACCGCGTGGTCAACTGGCAGCACCTCGTTCACCGTGGCACGAAGCGGTGCCACAGCCATTGCGTACGCAAACAACCTCTATCTTTTCGGTGGTTATGACGGGGCGAACTATCTGAGTGATAGTCAATATTCGCAGATCAATGCAAGCACGGGCAATGCAGGCTCATGGAATTTCTCTAGCAGTATGCCAGGACCGCTCGCTGATGGAGACGGCTTCGCCGCCAACGGCTACATCTATGTGCTCGGTGGTAGGAGTAGTGCGACGACGTGCGACCCCGCGACAATCGTTGCTCCCATCAGTGCTAACACGACCATCGCGAGTGGCAACAACCCGACTGGTATAGGCGAGTGGTATGAAACAAATCAGCGATATACTGGAGCGCGCTACGGTGCGGCTGCCGTGTATACTGACGGAAAAGCCTACGTTCTCGGTGGTGGCTGTGGCAGCACGCTCACCTACGCAAGCCCCGTCACACAACAGACACCCCTCCTATCACAGCCGCAGGTTGCCAAATATTCCATCATGATTGACACCGACTCCGATGTCTTCCCAAATGCGTGGCTACTAAACGGTCTCGACAACTCCATCGGCGCTCGCTGGCAACTCAAATACCGCAGCATGGCCAATCAACAAGCCGCCAGCCTATGCGCAACCATGAGTACATGGGGCCAAGACACCAACTTCGGCGACGTCACACTTGGAACACCCGGTGCGTATATTGTGAAAGATGGTAGCGGCACCGACATCAAATGTGGACGCTACTTCTTCTTCAATGTAACGGTCGATAGCTCACAATCCTTTGGCTATCCCGACGACGTGAGTCGCGGTCCAACGATCACCGACTTGACCCTCCAATTTACCGCCGATCCCGGCAAACGATTGATGCACGGCCGCACCTTTACTGGCGGCCTCCAGATGCCCGATGACACGCCATATTATACCAATTAG
- a CDS encoding S1C family serine protease, translating into MTLSVGDNVMDNSPLSSQSTAGPRRHRHPHRFPLLYTIVIIGVSTLCGFGGGIVATRLFVPATSSQLTRQVTVEEGQHISALAKTVGESVVSINVTSRATQNDFFGRDIAYSQQSAGTGIIVSDNGYVVTNRHVVDADATKVSITLSDGSVLDDVTVVGRTGSDDSLDIAILKINNTKGKSLHPATLGSSSSLQVGDKVVAIGNALGQFQNTVTAGILSGYGRSIEAGNEGGSQSELLQNLLQTDAAINSGNSGGPLVNMNSEVIGINTAVASGSAENIGFAIPIDDVKGLIASVIKTGKFERPYLGVRYVALTDEVASTYTLSVKRGAYLLSSHGGSAIIGGSPAEKAGLKEKDVITKVDGISIDETHSLTSLVGRRAVGDVVELSIIRDGKEQKVQATLDPYH; encoded by the coding sequence ATGACACTAAGCGTAGGTGATAATGTGATGGACAACTCTCCACTTTCTTCACAATCAACCGCTGGTCCCAGACGTCATCGTCATCCTCACAGGTTTCCACTGCTCTATACAATTGTCATCATTGGTGTCAGTACGCTCTGCGGGTTTGGTGGCGGGATTGTGGCGACGCGTTTATTTGTACCAGCCACGAGCAGCCAGCTTACCAGACAAGTCACCGTCGAAGAAGGTCAACATATCAGTGCGCTTGCAAAGACTGTCGGCGAGAGCGTGGTCTCAATCAACGTGACAAGCCGCGCAACACAGAATGATTTTTTTGGCCGTGATATTGCCTATTCACAGCAAAGTGCAGGGACGGGGATCATCGTCAGCGATAATGGGTATGTTGTGACAAACCGTCATGTGGTTGACGCTGATGCCACCAAGGTGTCGATTACACTATCAGATGGGAGTGTTCTCGATGATGTCACAGTGGTGGGAAGAACAGGTTCAGACGATTCACTCGATATTGCCATCCTAAAGATCAACAACACAAAAGGAAAATCACTCCATCCTGCCACACTTGGTAGTTCGTCGAGTCTGCAGGTGGGTGACAAAGTAGTGGCGATAGGTAACGCACTGGGCCAGTTCCAAAATACGGTCACGGCGGGTATTTTGTCTGGGTACGGTCGGAGTATTGAGGCCGGAAATGAAGGTGGATCGCAGAGCGAATTGCTTCAAAATTTGTTGCAAACTGACGCAGCAATTAACTCTGGTAATTCGGGTGGTCCGCTCGTTAACATGAATAGTGAAGTAATCGGTATCAACACGGCAGTAGCGAGCGGCTCAGCAGAAAATATTGGATTTGCTATCCCTATCGACGACGTAAAGGGGCTGATAGCCAGTGTCATAAAAACAGGTAAGTTTGAACGGCCGTATCTCGGCGTGCGATATGTTGCGTTGACTGATGAAGTGGCGTCGACCTATACATTGTCGGTAAAACGCGGTGCTTATTTACTGTCGAGTCACGGCGGGTCGGCGATCATCGGCGGTAGTCCAGCTGAAAAGGCCGGCCTAAAAGAAAAAGATGTTATCACGAAAGTTGACGGCATATCGATTGATGAGACACATAGCCTCACCTCTCTCGTCGGGAGGCGGGCAGTCGGTGACGTGGTTGAACTTAGCATTATACGAGACGGCAAAGAACAAAAAGTGCAAGCTACCCTCGATCCTTATCACTAG
- a CDS encoding DUF5305 family protein — protein sequence MALDIANPEHSQRSFGFVLLGMLLLVCAALLFYDLGHTSDATPVSPTGYDYTVNQAVDTGVSYFNSSFYDKGPAANNTAYVADLTDEVKATLHYKYHSARPVELTTLYGATATVRYQYMFGADSKDISTVWSKEYSLIKPVTSVVTTSDLTFDPSVSIPFADYRKMVNQMKQALSLPATSEVTIAFTVHVSGSIDGTRFDDIRVATVTMPLDQPIYRFATKFEKEDKKQVVTQAMKSGQDMTKNYERIIMGILTAFGLMAIVYGMRRQIFKSAYQRELEKIYRYHDGIIIRASQPAAIAGKTMVPVQTFDDMLNLEEELKVPIVATPAGNEATRFLIVRDDIVYVYTLGKVLLDDIPTSIDEEPIEETHTKKHDTKRR from the coding sequence ATGGCACTTGATATAGCAAATCCAGAACATTCTCAGCGGTCATTTGGATTTGTATTATTGGGGATGTTGCTACTTGTTTGTGCGGCGTTGCTGTTTTATGACCTAGGGCATACTAGTGACGCAACTCCCGTGAGCCCTACCGGCTACGACTACACCGTAAATCAGGCAGTAGATACGGGAGTCAGCTATTTTAATAGTAGTTTTTATGATAAGGGACCAGCTGCAAATAACACCGCCTATGTCGCAGACCTGACTGACGAGGTAAAGGCAACACTTCACTATAAGTATCATAGCGCTCGGCCGGTAGAATTGACGACACTGTATGGTGCGACGGCAACGGTTCGTTATCAGTATATGTTTGGAGCTGACAGCAAGGACATATCGACCGTCTGGTCAAAAGAGTACTCGCTTATTAAGCCAGTCACGTCTGTGGTGACAACTTCTGACCTTACATTTGACCCTTCGGTATCGATACCATTTGCAGACTATCGAAAAATGGTCAATCAAATGAAGCAAGCACTTTCCCTGCCGGCTACTTCGGAAGTTACAATTGCCTTTACAGTTCACGTTTCTGGTTCGATTGATGGAACACGGTTCGACGACATCAGAGTCGCGACGGTCACGATGCCACTGGACCAGCCAATTTATCGATTTGCGACCAAGTTTGAAAAAGAAGACAAGAAACAAGTTGTCACACAGGCGATGAAGTCAGGGCAAGATATGACAAAAAATTATGAGCGAATTATCATGGGCATTCTAACGGCGTTTGGTCTCATGGCGATAGTGTATGGCATGCGCAGACAGATATTTAAATCAGCCTACCAGCGAGAGCTCGAAAAAATCTATCGGTACCACGATGGTATCATCATCCGCGCGAGCCAGCCTGCTGCAATTGCAGGTAAGACCATGGTACCAGTTCAGACTTTCGACGATATGCTCAATCTAGAGGAGGAACTAAAAGTACCGATCGTTGCGACGCCAGCAGGAAATGAAGCAACAAGATTCTTGATTGTCCGCGATGACATTGTCTATGTCTATACCCTCGGAAAAGTCCTCCTTGATGACATACCGACCAGCATAGATGAAGAGCCGATTGAAGAAACGCATACAAAAAAACATGACACTAAGCGTAGGTGA
- a CDS encoding signal peptidase I — protein MFRKARTIKVVVWYLCLLALIAILLPVILERVGIISASISLSVLQPILVTATALITRQVTRGQHDRVRHKAEKSLIISSVLSVWFVLYFLSGLAVTYVNNAVAVNWQTVVINLATFGVTAAALEYVRHGIMLLGGRRNVVWLGVIIGTLFSVQQISFSQFDNAASIADFTKITVSSLVPAFASSVLLTYLAFTAGLGSQLTYRLGVIAVMFVPPIIPKYDWYMTGIAWTALAVGVYIAIDRNRHDIAEPTRHHQRARDTQNIAFVIVMIALISFMTGAFSYRPQVIMSNSMKPVYERGAVVIVQKANPMDVQVGDIVQYEATGHSTTHRVIAIDFTSDGSGKRVFLTQGDNSPSPDMPVQADQIVGIVRAQVPYVGYPSVWLKEFAK, from the coding sequence ATGTTTCGGAAGGCTCGGACCATCAAGGTTGTAGTATGGTATTTGTGCCTATTGGCGCTGATCGCTATTTTGCTTCCGGTTATACTCGAGCGCGTCGGAATAATTAGCGCATCGATTTCGCTCAGTGTGTTGCAGCCGATATTGGTTACGGCCACAGCACTCATTACTCGTCAAGTGACCCGCGGACAACATGATCGAGTGCGCCATAAGGCAGAGAAAAGCCTCATCATTAGCTCGGTATTATCGGTTTGGTTTGTTCTCTACTTCTTGTCTGGTTTAGCGGTCACCTATGTAAATAATGCAGTAGCAGTTAACTGGCAGACGGTTGTGATAAATCTTGCCACATTTGGTGTTACGGCTGCCGCCTTAGAGTATGTACGACACGGAATTATGCTATTAGGGGGGAGACGCAACGTTGTGTGGCTTGGTGTTATCATTGGCACGTTATTTTCCGTTCAACAAATCAGCTTTTCCCAGTTTGATAATGCAGCCTCAATCGCGGATTTCACAAAAATAACCGTGTCTAGCCTCGTACCTGCATTTGCGAGCAGCGTCCTTTTGACGTATCTCGCGTTTACGGCGGGACTTGGTTCGCAGCTTACGTATCGACTGGGAGTTATTGCCGTGATGTTTGTGCCCCCTATCATCCCTAAGTATGATTGGTATATGACGGGTATTGCCTGGACGGCACTGGCGGTTGGCGTGTATATCGCCATTGATCGAAACCGACATGATATAGCCGAGCCGACCCGGCATCATCAACGGGCGCGTGACACTCAAAACATTGCTTTCGTCATAGTAATGATTGCGCTTATTAGTTTCATGACGGGAGCGTTTAGTTATCGGCCCCAAGTAATCATGAGTAATAGCATGAAACCAGTTTATGAGAGAGGAGCAGTTGTGATTGTGCAAAAGGCGAATCCGATGGACGTCCAGGTAGGAGATATCGTACAATATGAAGCAACGGGCCACTCAACGACCCACCGCGTGATTGCGATCGACTTCACGTCGGATGGATCAGGGAAACGCGTTTTTCTGACGCAAGGCGACAATAGCCCGAGCCCCGACATGCCGGTGCAGGCAGATCAGATCGTCGGCATTGTACGTGCTCAGGTACCTTATGTCGGATACCCAAGTGTCTGGCTCAAGGAATTTGCAAAGTAA
- a CDS encoding TspO/MBR family protein yields the protein MIWNKKKRVEKKWSWGLAATFAVTMVLNGLAGSTTVLGGVNTAQVSDSFPNLFAPAGVTFAIWGVIYLLVAGFILYVFGIGRSKKSTLTIDALTDVTKLLTINLALNGMWILAWQYKVLWLSVLLMIALLATLIKIADLLRSQRVSGVEYVQTKLPFSVYFGWITVATVANITTFLVSVNWNGFGIKASTWMVAMLLVAATIGIITALRNRDAAYLTVFVWAFGGILLKHVSPDGFNGRYPGTIITLSIVLPVLITLCLQLVRERRS from the coding sequence ATGATCTGGAACAAGAAAAAACGTGTTGAGAAAAAATGGAGCTGGGGACTGGCGGCAACATTTGCTGTTACGATGGTACTCAATGGTCTAGCGGGTAGCACTACGGTGCTCGGCGGAGTGAATACCGCACAGGTTTCTGACAGTTTCCCTAATTTGTTTGCGCCAGCAGGAGTGACGTTTGCAATCTGGGGAGTGATATACCTGCTCGTTGCTGGATTTATCCTGTATGTCTTTGGTATCGGTCGGTCAAAAAAGTCGACACTGACCATCGATGCGCTCACCGATGTGACAAAACTACTCACCATCAACCTCGCTCTTAACGGTATGTGGATACTTGCGTGGCAGTATAAGGTACTGTGGCTCAGTGTGTTATTGATGATTGCGTTGCTAGCCACTCTTATCAAGATTGCTGACCTGCTAAGGAGTCAACGGGTTAGTGGTGTCGAATACGTACAGACAAAACTCCCCTTCAGTGTCTATTTTGGGTGGATAACCGTCGCTACTGTTGCAAATATAACTACATTTCTCGTGAGCGTCAATTGGAATGGATTTGGTATCAAAGCAAGTACGTGGATGGTTGCGATGCTTTTGGTTGCAGCGACAATCGGCATCATCACGGCACTACGAAATCGCGATGCGGCGTACCTCACTGTATTTGTATGGGCGTTTGGCGGCATACTACTCAAGCACGTATCACCTGATGGCTTCAACGGGAGATACCCCGGAACAATCATTACGCTGAGTATCGTCCTGCCCGTGCTGATTACCTTGTGTCTCCAGCTCGTTCGGGAACGCCGCAGCTAA
- a CDS encoding glutathione peroxidase gives MSDIYSLTFRDTVGATTLLAGFRSKVLLLVNTATKCGLAPQFEELEALYQRYKDQGLVVIGFPCDQFASQEPETNDTLVSVCKRDFGVTFLLSEKIMVNGPHTHPVFRYLKDHSNATLGKEIKWNFTKFLVARDGEKIRRFAPTTSPASLVGDIETLLAL, from the coding sequence GTGAGCGACATCTATTCTCTAACGTTTCGAGATACTGTTGGTGCGACAACATTACTCGCTGGTTTTAGGAGCAAGGTACTATTGCTTGTGAATACGGCGACAAAGTGTGGTCTCGCACCGCAATTTGAGGAACTTGAAGCGCTTTACCAACGATACAAGGACCAGGGATTAGTAGTGATCGGTTTTCCGTGTGATCAATTTGCCTCTCAAGAGCCCGAGACAAATGACACGCTCGTGTCAGTGTGTAAACGAGATTTTGGGGTAACATTCTTGCTTAGTGAAAAAATTATGGTGAATGGTCCCCACACTCACCCGGTGTTTCGCTACCTAAAAGATCACAGTAACGCAACACTTGGCAAAGAAATAAAGTGGAATTTCACCAAGTTTTTGGTGGCCCGCGACGGCGAGAAAATACGACGCTTTGCGCCGACAACATCACCGGCGTCACTTGTCGGTGATATCGAAACACTTCTCGCACTGTGA
- a CDS encoding LemA family protein, with protein sequence MVVVYLFIAFTVLEVIAIIVVYNQLRKRYVIVGELWANIMTVLAKRHAVVPRLISATQASSDFELNVQQSIAAARNGDVQETGKAESALQKNIVQCIEAYPAMRAQQNFQKIIDELVNIEDGIQGERLLYNAAVSEYNHLLSIFPHMLVAKAFGFLPQDYFEVEVSE encoded by the coding sequence ATGGTAGTTGTCTACTTGTTTATTGCCTTTACGGTGCTGGAAGTGATTGCAATAATTGTAGTATATAACCAACTACGTAAACGCTACGTTATCGTCGGAGAATTATGGGCAAACATAATGACGGTCCTAGCAAAGCGACATGCGGTAGTACCGCGTCTTATCTCTGCTACTCAAGCGTCGAGTGATTTTGAGCTGAATGTTCAACAAAGTATCGCAGCAGCGAGAAACGGTGATGTACAAGAAACCGGCAAGGCGGAGTCTGCTTTGCAAAAAAATATTGTGCAATGTATTGAAGCATATCCAGCTATGAGGGCGCAGCAGAACTTTCAAAAAATTATCGACGAGCTTGTCAATATAGAAGACGGCATTCAAGGCGAACGGTTACTCTATAATGCTGCTGTCTCTGAATATAATCACTTGCTTAGTATATTTCCGCATATGCTAGTTGCTAAGGCTTTTGGATTTTTACCTCAAGACTACTTTGAGGTTGAGGTGAGCGAGTAA